A stretch of DNA from Aspergillus flavus chromosome 3, complete sequence:
CCCGTCAAATTGAATCAGCAAGTGCATCACAGTCCTCGGAGCAGTATCGAATACCAAGTATTGTGAATTTTGAAAGAAAATCTTTGAACCAtgtccaccaccactactgAGATCCAAGAAATTGCCGAAGCAACCCATGAGTCCTTTACCATCAAGGACTTGGTTGACTTCAGCGGCCGTACATACGGTGATTGGCGTGATGAATTCCACCGCAATGGCTGTGTTGTCCTGAAGAATGTAATCAGCCCGGAGCGTGCGAAATACTATGCCGATAAGCAGATTGAATGGTTGAAGAACTTCGAGCTTGGCTTTGATGAGAACGATGAGAGCACCTGGACCGCAGAGCATCTACCAGTAAGCTTCAAGGGAGGGTACGCAATCCACTATCTCGGACAGACCCGGGGAAAGTATCTAACTAATATTCATTGCTAGAATGTATTTTGCTTACGGCTCCACTCATGAGAAGAGTGTCTGGGAAGCACGCACCGAGCCAGCTATCATTGAAATTTTCGAAAAGCTATGGGAAACGAAGGAGTTGCTTTGCTCCTTCGACGGTATCAACATCTCCCTCCCGCGCCGAAAGGATCTCAACTGGAGCCCATGGCCGCACTGTGATCAGAACCCAAATCGGAAAGGGTTTGTATCCTACTCACTGTCGTAGCCGTGCATATGCTAATGTTTCTCAAGAATGCAAGCTGTTCAAGGCCTTATTAACTTTGCCCCCAATGGCCCCAAGGATGGCGGTCTGATGCTGATGAAGGGATCTGCCAAGCTCTTCGATGAGTTCTTTGCTCAAAAGCGAGATCAGTATGATCATGAAGATGCCCCACCCCCGGAGCTGAAATACATGGACCTCTTCCTATTCCATGAGAAGGATGTGAAGTGGTTTGAAGAGCGGGGGTGCGAGCTCATCAAGGTCAACCTGGAACCCGGTGATTTTGTCCTCTGGGATTCCCGAACGATGCACTATGCTTGCTTCCCCGAAGCCGATCAGATCCGTCACGCACAGTATATTTGCATGACCCCCAAACGCTTTGCCACCGAGAAGGCAttggagttgaagaagaccTGCTTCGAGAACTATCTGGGCACTACCCACTGGCCCCATTGGTGAGTCTCCTCCATCATGGCACGAAATTCCGGACAGCTAATACATGGAAATTATAGCAACATTCGTCCAGCGGCGGAAAAGCCCATGAGAGATGGCAAGGTGTGCCCGAAGGACCGAAGTGAGCCATTTGAGAAGCCGGTGTTGACCGACGCGGTACTCAAGCTGGCAGGAGTCAAGCCGTACTGAATGTATTGATGTCTTATGTATTAGTTTTCTGGAATTGATAGTTACAATGTTATGGTCACCGTTATGATTTCATCTACGTTCGAAGTCTCACATGGTTAAATTCATGATACGTAATATGTTAGGAATAAGGTATTCAAGGCGCGACCTTGATGTCCATGGCATTTgggtcgagtgggattgagATAACACGATATACCCTCACAAACACAAATCCACTCGATTATAGCTTCATGACCCtttgaacttcttctccttatTAAACCACGATGGATTATATGAGGCGAATAGCTTCAAACACCTAGTCAAAGACCTGACAATACGTGTTTCGGTGCTCTGGGTTTCagaggagagaggagagatTCCAGCGCGATCGACAATTTCGGAGGGATGCGAACCAATGCCTGCCTCACTCGGAGCAGAACGAGGTGGCAACCTTAGTGGCCGAACATTGGAAAGATGGCTTCGGCGGGGTCTTTAGACTTAAACCCCCGGAAAATGTGGGGGGCCCGGGGTAGCTGCTTCTCGTCGTGGCAGGAATTCGTCAACCTTATTTACTTTTTGTATGTATGGCATTCGTTGCTGTTTCCATATAAACATTGGATGTTGTTCACATACAGTGGGCTCTCCACTGCAGAACCTGGGGCACTATCACTTTGCCCTTTGCCCTCGACCCCAGTTCACATTACTCTTTCCTCGTTATCTTGAGCGTTTGGTCTTGAATTCGAGAGTCTTCAGGGCACATTGTAGCTACCATGTCTCAGAAAGACAAAAGCTCGGTTGGTCATGTGGAGGACATTGAGGCAGTTGAGACTGGCCAAATGAAGAAGCACGAGGCTACCAAGGTGATGGGCACGGTGAAGTTGACCGAAGGCAGCATCATCTACATCCCGACCCCAACCGCCGATCCTCAAGGTAAGTCGTCTCAGTCCTGCTGATGCATTGCACTATCTGACAAGATCACTTTTTCAGACCCATTGAATCTGTCCATGCTTCGCAAGATCaccatcctcgtcgtcataTCAATTTGTAGGCTGCCTACTTTGACCTGAGCCTGGATCTCGACGTGCTAATTCCATTCAGTCTCATGCCTCGGTCTTTCTCTTGTGTCGGGATTTGGCGGGCTGCTAGGCTTCTATATTCCTCAATATGAAGAGGTGGGGGTAACCTATAATGGAATCACTTACCTGATGACCTACCCAACTCTGTTCATGTATGGGATACTTTGCCATTCCAGTATCCACCTGGATTTTATCTTGCTAAGGAATGTCTAACGGGTCTGTATTACAGGGGGATTGGTAACTTGATCGGAATGCCTCTAGCTATTGGTGTTGGGCGCCGTGTGGTTATGCTGGCTTCCACTGCTATTCTTGCAGTCGGGGCTATTTTATGTGCAACTGCAAAGACGTACGAGTGGCACTTTGGCGCAAGAATCCTGGTTGGCCTCGCTGCGGGTCAAAGTGAATCGATTGTTCCCATGATCTCACAGGTGAGTGTTGCACCCTTTTCAATACTCCATATATTATTTCAACAAGCACAATTTTTTGTTCCTGTTTAACAAATGCGCAGGAAATATTCTTTGTGCATGAACGCAGTAGAGCTCTCATGGGTCAGCAGGCTATTCAGGTCTGCCTTACTACGGTATGGGTCCTGTTCGCCGGTCCTATCGCGGAGGCCATTACCCCCGAATGGTGGTATGGTCTTGGTGCCGTCTTAGCTGGGGCTCTATTTGTCGGtacattctttctcttaccTGAAACTAAGTACGAGCGATCTTTGTCGGCGTACCAGGAAGAGTCTTCGTCAGGTGATGAGGTGCTTACTGAGGGCTTTGACGacaacaaaccaaaccataCGGAGGCAGTACCTTGCACCGAGCGTCCAGAGCTCGATTTTGTCAACTACAGTCCGCGCACATTCAAGTCTGATCTACGCCTGTGGAATGGCAAGCCGGAGTGGTTCAAAGTATGGGAAGTGCTGAAGGTAtgttatcatcatcaaagcTAGCACTCCTGTCAGTAGTAACCCTAACATTGTACACAGCAAACAGCGGAGcttctcctttttccgaACGTACTTTGGGCTCTCCTCCTCAACGGCTTGGTGATTGGTGTCAACGTAGCCATTGGAACGACCTACAGCACCATCATCTCTGCTGCGCCCTACAATTGGCCCAACAGCAGTGCTAGCTACATCAACTGTGGACAGATCGTGGTCGCCATTGTCGCCCTTCCTCTCCTAGGTCATAGTTCAGACTGGCTGGTGAAGTTCCGCGCAAAGCGGAACAACGGTCTTCACGAGCCCGAGACTCGTCTGATTCCACTTATATTGCCAGCTGCGATAGGCACGTTTACCAGTTCTTTATACGGTGAAGGGGGAGCCCATCCATATGATTACCACTGGTTTGTTTACGCCTGGGCCGTAGCGGCATATTATTTCTGCTTCGTCGGCGTCAATATTGTTACGATCACCTACTTGCTGGATAGCTACCCGGCGCGTGCTGGTCCACTGCTGGTGATTGTCTGTGCTTTCCGAGGTATCATTTCCTTTGGAACCAGTTATGGTACCGCTCCTTTCATCGAACTGCATGGTTATGATGGCACCTTCAATACGTTTGCTGCACTCACTGGGTTTTTGTCTCTGGTAGGCATCCCGATATTTATCTGGGGGAAGCGCATTCGGGCTTTTACTGGACGGTTTGCTAAGGACAAAACCAATTGACCGCGAGAGTGGAGGATTTGATACGCCATTTGCTCTCTGATGCTAGCACTGTTATGGCCATGTTTTCATGTCTGGAGGCCGTTAGACTATACTTGAATTTTCGTTATTCATTTGCTATTACCTCTGGTCATATGATAGGTCAGGAGTATATCATAACTTACGCACACTACACGATTCCTGACTCATAATACATTGAATGTCACATATGATTCAAGCCTCCCCCAGAcaatattaatctagatcACACTAAAGTCGTCCAGAGCTAGCACGGATTCTGATCATACTGCGCATTCAAATCCTTGCTAATGATACCCGCGTCGACAGCCTCTGTGATTATTT
This window harbors:
- a CDS encoding putative MFS transporter; amino-acid sequence: MSQKDKSSVGHVEDIEAVETGQMKKHEATKVMGTVKLTEGSIIYIPTPTADPQDPLNLSMLRKITILVVISIFSCLGLSLVSGFGGLLGFYIPQYEEVGVTYNGITYLMTYPTLFMGIGNLIGMPLAIGVGRRVVMLASTAILAVGAILCATAKTYEWHFGARILVGLAAGQSESIVPMISQEIFFVHERSRALMGQQAIQVCLTTVWVLFAGPIAEAITPEWWYGLGAVLAGALFVGTFFLLPETKYERSLSAYQEESSSGDEVLTEGFDDNKPNHTEAVPCTERPELDFVNYSPRTFKSDLRLWNGKPEWFKVWEVLKQTAELLLFPNVLWALLLNGLVIGVNVAIGTTYSTIISAAPYNWPNSSASYINCGQIVVAIVALPLLGHSSDWLVKFRAKRNNGLHEPETRLIPLILPAAIGTFTSSLYGEGGAHPYDYHWFVYAWAVAAYYFCFVGVNIVTITYLLDSYPARAGPLLVIVCAFRGIISFGTSYGTAPFIELHGYDGTFNTFAALTGFLSLVGIPIFIWGKRIRAFTGRFAKDKTN